Proteins encoded within one genomic window of Nonomuraea gerenzanensis:
- a CDS encoding penicillin-binding transpeptidase domain-containing protein: MAALLVPALVAGGVVWALRVEGSPEETAGRYLAAWSAQDYAAMRALVADPPADFERQHRRFLTDLKATRATFRPGEVSDDDTVAFKAGLSGARAWAYDGRLRLVEHDRTWKVAWTPATLHPLLKKGMSLKLVAQRGDPVRVLAADGTDLNNASAPGSVQQLVEGMKQTFPDRFAALSRTRIDLYQGDERVKTVAAQQAGQEPIQTTIDLKVHRAGAEALEGEDKPASLVALRASTGEILAVVNAPGGFNRALLGKYPPGSTFKVVTASALVADGVEPGQQVTCPAEKNIGGFPFHNAGFKDFGTLSFREAFAHSCNTTFGEMSVAELNGGRLGQVARSFGFGTAITPGVPAVRAEFPDPKDDTDLASASIGQGRVLASPLNMASVAAAIASGSYVPPRLVTGEPIPDGRTASTRPLEGGVVKALRRLMPAVVTDGTAHGVSFPAGTAGKTGTAEYGSGKEPPAHSWFIGYRGDLAFAVIVEGGGAGSAVAAPIAARFLRALP, from the coding sequence GTGGCGGCGCTCCTGGTCCCGGCCCTCGTGGCGGGCGGCGTCGTCTGGGCGCTGCGGGTCGAGGGCTCGCCGGAGGAGACGGCCGGGCGGTACCTGGCCGCCTGGTCCGCGCAGGACTACGCGGCGATGCGGGCGCTGGTCGCCGACCCGCCCGCCGACTTCGAGCGCCAGCACCGGCGCTTCCTCACCGACCTCAAGGCCACCCGCGCCACCTTCCGCCCGGGCGAGGTGTCGGACGACGACACCGTGGCGTTCAAGGCGGGCCTGTCCGGCGCGCGTGCCTGGGCCTATGACGGCAGGCTCCGGCTCGTCGAGCACGACCGTACCTGGAAGGTGGCCTGGACCCCCGCCACCCTCCACCCTCTGCTGAAGAAGGGCATGTCACTCAAGCTGGTCGCCCAGCGGGGCGACCCCGTGCGCGTCCTGGCCGCCGACGGCACCGACCTCAACAACGCGAGCGCGCCCGGCTCGGTGCAGCAGCTCGTCGAGGGCATGAAGCAGACCTTCCCCGACCGGTTCGCGGCGCTGTCCCGCACGAGGATCGACCTCTACCAGGGCGACGAACGCGTCAAGACCGTCGCCGCGCAGCAGGCCGGGCAGGAGCCGATCCAGACCACCATCGACCTGAAGGTGCACCGGGCGGGGGCCGAGGCACTGGAGGGCGAGGACAAGCCGGCCTCCCTGGTCGCGCTGCGGGCCTCCACGGGGGAGATCCTGGCCGTGGTCAACGCGCCGGGCGGGTTCAACCGGGCGCTGCTCGGCAAGTATCCGCCGGGCTCCACGTTCAAGGTCGTGACGGCCTCCGCGCTGGTCGCCGACGGGGTCGAGCCCGGTCAGCAGGTCACCTGCCCGGCCGAGAAGAACATCGGCGGCTTCCCGTTCCACAACGCGGGCTTCAAGGACTTCGGCACGCTCTCCTTCCGGGAAGCGTTCGCGCACTCCTGCAACACCACGTTCGGCGAGATGAGCGTGGCCGAGCTGAACGGCGGCCGGCTGGGCCAGGTCGCCAGGAGCTTCGGCTTCGGCACCGCCATCACGCCGGGGGTGCCGGCCGTGCGCGCCGAGTTCCCCGACCCCAAGGACGACACGGACCTCGCCTCCGCCTCGATCGGGCAGGGCCGGGTGCTGGCCAGCCCGCTCAACATGGCCTCGGTCGCCGCCGCCATCGCCTCGGGCTCCTACGTCCCGCCCCGGCTGGTCACCGGCGAGCCCATCCCGGACGGTCGGACTGCCTCGACACGGCCCCTGGAAGGCGGCGTGGTCAAGGCCCTGCGCCGGCTCATGCCCGCCGTCGTCACCGACGGCACCGCCCACGGGGTCAGCTTTCCCGCCGGAACGGCGGGCAAGACGGGGACGGCGGAGTACGGCTCGGGCAAGGAGCCGCCCGCGCACTCGTGGTTCATCGGGTATCGGGGGGACCTGGCGTTCGCGGTGATCGTCGAGGGCGGCGGCGCGGGCTCCGCCGTCGCGGCCCCGATCGCGGCCCGCTTCCTGCGCGCCCTCCCCTGA
- a CDS encoding acetoacetate--CoA ligase, whose product MVAEGELLWEPSEEIVESARLTHYLRWLGRPVDYEDAWRWSVDRPAEFWTSIWDYFEVIGDRSDGDVLSGEMPGAVWFAGSSLNYAENALRRTEGTALVFVSEEGGRQELTWAELRAEVARVRAGLVRLGVGRGDRVAGYLPNIPQALIAFLATASLGAVWSAGSPDFGVPSIVDRFKQIEPKVLIAVDGYHYNGRSYDRSAAVNEIAAALPSLRATVWIPYLAAAAEGRAPQQAEPAPGHGGQVPHGEVIGWEGLRAEEGPLEFERVPFGHPLWILYSSGTTGLPKPIVHGHGGVVLEHLKSLAFHQDLGEGEVFFWYTTTGWMMWNYLIGALLVGATPVLYDGSATHPSPAALWRIAASEGVTYFGVGAPYIMASLKAGIHPEGLERLRGVGSTGSPLPPEGFAWVAAELPGVPIGSFSGGTDVCTGFVGATMLHPIRAGIIPCRSLGAKVESYDPAGKPVVGEVGELVLTRPMPSMPVMFWNDPGGERYTESYFDVYPGVWRHGDWIKINEDGSCVIYGRSDSTLNRGGVRMGTSEFYRVVERFEEIADSLVIDTGQLGQEGRLLLYVTLAEGATLGAALERELCDALRAELSPRHVPNEIRVVPGIPRTLSGKKLEVPVRKILLGTPVEDAANPDAMANPEVLRHFTP is encoded by the coding sequence ATGGTTGCTGAGGGCGAGCTTCTCTGGGAGCCGAGCGAAGAGATCGTCGAGTCCGCCAGGCTGACCCACTACCTGCGATGGCTGGGCCGGCCCGTCGACTACGAGGACGCGTGGCGCTGGTCGGTCGATCGGCCCGCCGAGTTCTGGACGTCGATCTGGGACTACTTCGAGGTGATCGGCGATCGCAGTGACGGGGACGTGCTGTCGGGGGAGATGCCCGGCGCCGTGTGGTTCGCCGGCAGCTCGCTCAACTACGCCGAGAACGCGCTGCGGCGGACCGAGGGCACCGCGCTCGTCTTCGTCTCCGAGGAGGGCGGCCGGCAGGAGCTGACCTGGGCCGAGCTGCGCGCGGAGGTCGCCAGAGTGCGCGCCGGGCTGGTGCGGCTGGGCGTGGGGCGCGGTGACCGGGTGGCCGGTTACCTGCCCAACATCCCGCAGGCCCTGATCGCCTTCCTGGCCACCGCCTCGCTGGGCGCCGTCTGGTCGGCCGGCTCGCCCGACTTCGGGGTGCCGAGCATCGTCGACCGGTTCAAGCAGATCGAGCCCAAGGTGCTCATCGCCGTCGACGGCTACCACTACAACGGCAGGAGCTACGACCGCTCGGCAGCGGTGAACGAGATCGCCGCCGCGCTGCCCTCCCTGCGGGCGACCGTGTGGATCCCGTACCTGGCGGCGGCAGCGGAGGGCCGCGCGCCGCAGCAGGCCGAGCCCGCGCCAGGGCACGGCGGCCAGGTGCCGCACGGCGAGGTGATCGGCTGGGAGGGGCTGCGGGCCGAGGAGGGGCCGCTGGAGTTCGAGCGGGTGCCGTTCGGCCACCCGCTGTGGATCCTCTACTCCAGCGGTACGACCGGGCTGCCCAAGCCGATCGTGCACGGCCACGGCGGCGTGGTCCTCGAACACCTCAAGTCGCTCGCCTTCCACCAGGACCTGGGCGAGGGCGAGGTGTTCTTCTGGTACACCACGACGGGCTGGATGATGTGGAACTACCTCATCGGCGCCCTGCTGGTGGGGGCCACGCCCGTGCTGTACGACGGCTCGGCCACCCATCCCTCGCCGGCCGCGCTGTGGCGGATCGCCGCCTCGGAGGGCGTGACGTACTTCGGGGTCGGGGCGCCCTACATCATGGCCTCGCTGAAGGCCGGCATCCACCCCGAGGGCCTGGAGCGGCTGCGCGGCGTCGGCTCCACCGGCTCGCCGCTGCCGCCGGAGGGCTTCGCCTGGGTGGCCGCCGAGCTGCCCGGGGTCCCGATCGGGTCGTTCTCCGGGGGGACCGACGTGTGCACCGGGTTCGTGGGGGCCACCATGCTGCACCCGATCAGGGCGGGGATCATCCCGTGCCGGTCGCTGGGGGCCAAGGTGGAGTCGTACGATCCCGCGGGCAAGCCGGTCGTGGGCGAGGTGGGGGAGCTGGTGCTGACCAGGCCGATGCCGTCCATGCCGGTCATGTTCTGGAACGACCCCGGCGGCGAGCGGTACACCGAGAGCTACTTCGACGTCTACCCCGGGGTGTGGCGGCACGGCGACTGGATCAAGATCAACGAGGACGGGAGCTGCGTCATCTACGGCCGCTCCGACTCCACGCTCAACCGCGGCGGCGTGCGGATGGGCACCAGCGAGTTCTACCGGGTCGTCGAGCGGTTCGAGGAGATCGCCGACAGCCTCGTGATCGACACGGGGCAGCTCGGGCAGGAGGGGCGGCTGCTGCTGTACGTGACGCTCGCCGAGGGCGCCACGCTGGGCGCCGCCCTGGAACGGGAGCTCTGCGACGCGCTGCGCGCGGAGCTGTCGCCGCGGCACGTGCCGAACGAGATCCGCGTCGTGCCGGGCATCCCCCGGACGCTGTCCGGGAAGAAGCTCGAGGTTCCGGTACGCAAGATCCTGCTCGGCACGCCCGTGGAGGACGCGGCCAATCCCGACGCCATGGCCAACCCGGAGGTGTTGCGGCACTTCACGCCATGA
- a CDS encoding HAD family hydrolase, translated as MLWNVDLTLVDVTIVTRDAYAEAFRFVTGRPLVKLVPPAGRPDSEIVFETLAVNGIVAEDDHLPRFLSALATAFADRRGRLAADGRMMPGAKAALKAVSRLDGVVQTVLTGTIRANAVHKLKAFGLEKYVDFELGGYGEEVYPKATLLQVAQSRAKQRLGVAFTAANTVVIGDSTRDVQAAKIGGAGMIGVASGRSMASELREAGADIVLPDLSNASEVVAAVAALTAPLDRAAG; from the coding sequence GTGCTGTGGAACGTCGATCTGACGCTCGTCGACGTCACCATCGTGACCAGGGACGCCTACGCCGAGGCGTTCCGCTTCGTGACCGGGCGACCGCTGGTCAAGCTCGTGCCCCCAGCGGGCCGTCCGGACTCCGAGATCGTCTTCGAGACGCTCGCCGTCAACGGCATCGTGGCCGAGGACGACCACCTGCCCCGCTTCCTGTCGGCCCTCGCCACGGCCTTCGCCGACCGGCGCGGGCGGCTGGCGGCCGACGGGCGGATGATGCCCGGGGCCAAGGCGGCGCTCAAGGCCGTCTCGCGGCTCGACGGCGTGGTGCAGACGGTGCTCACCGGGACGATCAGGGCGAACGCCGTGCACAAGCTGAAGGCTTTCGGGCTGGAGAAGTACGTCGACTTCGAGCTCGGGGGGTATGGCGAGGAGGTGTATCCCAAGGCGACGCTGCTGCAGGTGGCGCAGTCGCGGGCCAAGCAGCGGCTGGGGGTGGCGTTCACGGCCGCCAACACCGTGGTCATCGGCGACTCCACCCGGGATGTGCAGGCTGCCAAGATCGGTGGGGCTGGGATGATCGGGGTGGCTTCCGGGCGGTCGATGGCGTCCGAGCTGCGGGAGGCGGGGGCTGACATCGTGCTGCCTGATCTGTCCAACGCCTCCGAGGTGGTGGCGGCTGTCGCGGCCCTGACCGCGCCGCTGGACCGCGCGGCCGGTTGA
- a CDS encoding serine hydrolase, which translates to MSTPAFEQLFRAAGVTGWLYAADIDTGHDLGHGADEPMPTASMFKVPLLVALCRQADAGLLDLTERVTVTAADRVSGPTGISSMLDDVTISLRDLAYLMIALSDNTAADKLLGRVGLDVIGAMLEGFGLARTRVVQGSGEMLGSMDVDTGHAWPFVDPDDIARLSVLDPARTNRSTAREMARLFGMIWRDEAASPASCAWMRGVLNMQVWPHRMASGFPYDDVAVSGKTGTMPTLRCETGVVEYPDGGRYAVSVFTRSFSTALNQPRADAVIGTAARMAVDHLRR; encoded by the coding sequence ATGAGCACGCCGGCCTTCGAGCAGCTGTTCCGGGCCGCCGGGGTCACCGGCTGGCTGTACGCGGCCGACATCGACACCGGGCACGACCTCGGGCACGGCGCCGACGAGCCGATGCCCACCGCCTCGATGTTCAAGGTGCCCTTGCTGGTGGCGCTGTGCCGGCAGGCCGACGCCGGGCTGCTCGACCTGACCGAGCGGGTCACCGTGACGGCGGCCGACCGGGTGTCCGGGCCGACCGGGATCTCCTCCATGCTCGACGACGTGACGATCTCCCTGCGCGACCTGGCGTACCTGATGATCGCGCTGAGCGACAACACCGCGGCCGACAAGCTGCTGGGCAGGGTCGGGCTGGACGTGATCGGCGCCATGCTGGAGGGGTTCGGGCTGGCGCGGACCAGGGTGGTGCAGGGCTCGGGGGAGATGCTCGGCAGTATGGACGTGGACACCGGCCACGCGTGGCCTTTCGTGGATCCCGACGACATCGCCCGGCTCAGCGTGCTGGACCCGGCGCGCACCAACCGCAGCACCGCGCGGGAGATGGCGCGGCTGTTCGGGATGATCTGGCGCGACGAGGCGGCCTCCCCCGCGTCGTGCGCGTGGATGCGCGGCGTGCTCAACATGCAGGTGTGGCCGCACCGCATGGCCTCCGGCTTCCCGTACGACGACGTGGCCGTCAGCGGCAAGACGGGCACGATGCCGACGCTGCGCTGCGAGACGGGCGTCGTCGAGTACCCCGACGGCGGCCGGTACGCGGTGTCGGTCTTCACCCGTTCCTTCAGCACCGCGCTCAACCAGCCGCGCGCCGACGCGGTGATCGGCACGGCCGCCCGTATGGCGGTGGACCACCTACGGAGGTAG
- a CDS encoding LysR family transcriptional regulator, with translation MDLVRHLRYFIVVAEELHFGNAAIRLGMAQPPLSQRIKRLEEELGVRLFDRSARQVRLTEPGRLLLGEAREIVGRVERLHELARQGGRGTVLKVGVPPDLAATVLAALVAAFRESSPEVRLAPAEIWTADQVAALAEGTIDVGLVRHPVTAPGLTFGQVLVQAQGVLVAEGDPLANVGEVHLADLAGRELLMPPKEGEPGWRAEVLAECRRQGFVPAQVHDGAGLGLVLAGAAVAFGPRVELPGLCWRPLLGSPITSRVSTAWRALTPASAGFSAAAVRTLKESAGMTDEGAAPVRRVSRRPGMLA, from the coding sequence ATGGACCTGGTCCGGCATCTCCGCTACTTCATCGTGGTGGCGGAGGAACTGCACTTCGGCAACGCGGCGATCCGGCTCGGCATGGCCCAGCCGCCACTCAGCCAGCGCATCAAGCGGCTGGAGGAGGAGCTGGGCGTGCGGCTGTTCGACCGCTCGGCCCGCCAGGTCAGGCTGACCGAGCCGGGCCGGCTGCTGCTGGGCGAGGCCCGCGAGATCGTCGGCCGCGTGGAGCGGCTGCACGAGCTGGCCAGGCAGGGCGGCCGGGGCACGGTGCTGAAGGTGGGGGTGCCGCCCGACCTGGCCGCGACGGTGCTGGCCGCCCTGGTCGCGGCCTTCCGCGAGAGCAGCCCCGAGGTACGCCTGGCGCCCGCCGAGATCTGGACGGCCGACCAGGTGGCGGCGCTGGCCGAGGGCACGATCGACGTCGGCCTGGTCCGCCATCCCGTGACCGCGCCCGGCCTGACGTTCGGCCAGGTGCTGGTGCAGGCGCAGGGCGTGCTGGTGGCCGAGGGGGACCCGCTGGCGAACGTCGGCGAGGTGCACCTGGCCGACCTGGCGGGCCGCGAGCTGCTGATGCCGCCCAAGGAGGGCGAGCCGGGCTGGCGCGCCGAGGTGCTGGCGGAGTGCCGCCGCCAGGGCTTCGTGCCCGCGCAGGTGCACGACGGCGCCGGGCTCGGGCTGGTGCTGGCGGGCGCGGCGGTGGCGTTCGGGCCGAGGGTGGAGCTGCCGGGGCTGTGCTGGCGGCCGCTGCTAGGCTCGCCGATCACGAGCCGGGTCTCCACCGCCTGGCGCGCGCTGACGCCTGCGTCCGCCGGCTTTTCCGCCGCGGCCGTACGTACGTTGAAGGAGAGCGCCGGGATGACCGACGAAGGCGCCGCACCCGTGCGGCGGGTCAGCCGCAGGCCGGGGATGCTGGCATGA